The Gemmatimonadota bacterium DH-78 region GATCCTGCGCGGGTTCGGCAAGCACACCAAGCAGGACGGGTTCTTCCGCCTCGACGGCGACCGGCTGCAGACGCTGACGCTGGACGACGTGCGGTTCGGCAACCCGGAGAAGGCGGCCGACGCCGATCGCATTCTCATCACGCGGCAGGACTGGAGTACCTTCCCGGACCTCTGGGTGACCGACGGAGACTTCTCCGACTGGACCCGCGTCACCGAGGCCAACCCGCAGCAGAGCGAGTTCCTCTGGGGGAGCCGGATCCTGTTCGACTACGAACTGGCCGACGGCACCCCGCTCCAGGGCACCCTCGCCATTCCGGAGGGGTGGCAGCCGGGGCAGCGACTTCCGATGATCGTGCGTTTCTACGAGCAGTACTCGCAGGACCTGCACGCCTATCCCACGCCGGCCTACCGGCACCAGCCGAACTTCGCCGGCTACGTGAGCCGCGGCTATCTGCTCATGCAGCCGGACGTGCACTTCCGCACCCGCACCACCCACTCCGACATGCTCGAGGCGATCGAGGCGGCGACCCGGGCGGTGATCGACCTCGGGTATGCCGACCCGGACGCCATCGGGTTGAGCGGCCACTCCTTCAGCGGGGGAGGCGGCGCCTACATCGCGACTCGCTCGACCATGTTCGCCGCGGTCGCCCACGGCGCCGCCCCGATCAATCTCGTCAGCGAGTTCAACCAGCTCTTCGTGGGCAGTGGGCAGAACAACCACAGCTACGACATCTACGGCCAGGGCCGGTACGGTACGAACCCCTACGACGACTTCGACCTCTACTGGGATCAGTCGCCGATCTCGGGGGTGGAGAGCATGAACACGCCGGTGCTCTACCTGCACGGAGAGGCCGACCCGGTCGTGAACTGGGAGCAGGGGCTGGAGTGGTACAACGCGCTGCGCTTCCTCGGCAAGCCGATCATCTGGCTGTCGTACCCGGGCGAGGGCCACGGGCTGGCCCGGATGGAGAATCGCATCGACTTCCAGCACCGGCTGCAACAGTTCTTCGGGCACCACCTGCGGGGTGAGCCGGCCCCCGCCTGGATGACCGAAGGTGTGGACTATCTCGACAAGCCCGCGCACATGCGCGACTTCGCGCCCGCCCCCGGATCGATTCCGTGGGGGAGCGGGGGCCGCTGAACGATCACCCAATCAGAGAGGACGGAGATGTCGGAGCACGACGACAAGCTGATGAGTCTGCTCGAGCGACTCGAGCGGGAGCGCGACGAACTCAAGGTCAAGATCGGTCTGGCCAAGCTCGAAGCGCGTGAGGAGTGGCAGGAGCTGGAGGGGAAGATCCAGGGACTCCGCGGCCGCATGAAGGTGCTGAAAGAAGAGGCGGGCGACGCCTCGAGCGACGTCGGCGCGGCGTTCGACATGATGGCCGAAGAGGTGAAGGAAGGCTTCGCGCGGCTGAAGAAGCTGCTGTAGTCCGGCCCGCTACAGGGTGATCGAGTCCGGCGTGGGTACGTACCGGTCGATCCCGCGCGCCATCACCCCCACGCTCCACCACGCCACCCCCCCGCACAGCGCCAGAAAGGCCGGCACCGCGATGTGCCAGGGGGTGGTGAGCAGCCGCACCTGCAGCGCTTCGACGTCGGGGACGAGCAGCTCCATGAGGTAGTACGCTCCCACGACGAAAGCGAAAAGCCCGATCATCAACCGGTTCATGGCCGCGGTGGACCCGAAGCGGGTCACCAGGGCGATTCCGGCGAAGGACAGGGTGGTGAGCCCGACCCATGCGCAAACCCCGAGCATCGCGATCGTGGCGCCGTGGGCGAGGCGCTGCGACTCGCCGGGGATGACGAGTGCCAGAGCCACGGCGATCTGAACGCCGGCTGCGGTGTTCATCACCGCGACGACCGCGAGCCGTGCCGCGGCCACCGTTCTACCCGCAACGGGAAGCCCCGCGAGGAATTCGAGGGTGCCGTCGAGCCGGTCCATGATGGCAAGTCCTCCCAGTGCTCCCCCGTAGAGCATGACCGTTCCGCCCAGCGCGAGGGCGGCCCCCTCTTCGCCGTCGCCCGCGACCACCGCGACCAGAAAGACCAGCCCGGCGACGATCCAAGGGGTGTTCCTGGCTTGCACGAGCGCCCGATGGAGATCGGTGCGCCAGAGGGCGCGGAAGGGGGTCATGGGTTCAGCTCCCGGATCAGGGCCCGTCTCCGCGGATCGTCGGGGTCGGGGCCGAGGAGTTCTTCGGTGCTGCCGACCCTGGTCAGCTCGCCGCCGGCGAGCACGGCCACCCGCGGCCGGAGCCGATCGAGATCCTCGAGAATGTGCGTGGAGAAGATGAGCAGGCGGTCCCCACCCTCCGGGACGACCTCGTCGAGAAGGTCCAACAACGCCTCCCGCGCGACCGGATCGACGCCGGAGGTGGGCTCGTCGAGGAGCAGGACGGGCGGTCTGAACGCCTCGGCGGCCACCAATGAAAGCTTCAGGCGCATGCCCTTCGACAGGGTGCCCACCTTCGCCTCATCGGGGAGAGCGAAGCCGGCCTGAAGCTGCGTGGCGTAGCCCGGATCCCAGGTGGGGTGGAAGGCCGACACGAAGTCGAGATGCTGCCGCACGGTCATCCAGCCGAATCCGGCCCGCTGCTCGGGGAGCACACCGACCCGGGAGCGCGCGGTGGGCGGATCGTCCGCGACGTCGATACCGAGCACGGTCGCCTCGCCGTGGAAGTCGGGGAGGCGGCCGGAGATGATCCGGACGGTGGTCGTCTTCCCCGACCCGTTGGCGCCGGCGAGGGCCCAGCGCTCGCCCAGCGCCATGTCCAGATCGAGGGGCCCCAGTTCGAAACCGGGAAAGGAAGCTCCCACCCTGCGCAGGCGCAGGCGGCGGCTCGCATCGTCCGAATCAGAGGCCTGCATCAGCTCGCTCCCAGACTCGCTTTCAGATAGGTGGCGACCAGCGCCGCAACGGCCACGGCGGTCAGGAGGCCGCCCACCGCGGGTCGCCCGAATCGCGAGACCCGTCTCAGCGCGAAGCCCGTGTAGACGAGCCACGCGACGCTGGTCAGCGACACCATACCGATCACCGCCGACCACCCGACATGGTCGGATGGGACGATGCGAGCGAGGCTGAGCGGATCGACCGGCTCCGGCGCCGCACCCGGCATCGCCGTGGCGACGTGGAACCAGAGCGTCAGCAGGAGACCGGCGAGGGCGTAGAGGCAGTCACCGTAGAGAAAGATCGACAGCATCTCCCGCGCGGAGCGGTGGCTTCCGCCCAGGGTGGCGACCGACCAGGTGACCAGCGACAGCACGCCGGCACGCAGCAGGGAAAACAGAGGGGCGACGGCGGCGAGAATCCACAGGCTCGCCGTCAGGACGGTGCGCGCACCGTCGGAGTCGGCAGCGGCCGAGTCGAGCAGGAGGGGGTGAATCGACCACGCGGTGATGGCGGCCAGGGCCCACCCGAGCAGGAGTGGGGCGAGCACGGGCCGGTGGGTTCGCATGCGCGTGAAGTCGGGCACGAGGTGGTCGTGGAGCGGGGTACGACTCATGGGCAGTCTCCAGTTCGGGAAGGGGTGGGGCCCGCCCCGATGGCGCTGAGCAGGCGCGCTATCTCGGCGCCGCTCTGGCGCCCCTCGGCGCGGGCCGCCACGCGCCGGTGGCGGTCGACGTACACGGTGAGCGGCACCCGGCGCGTGTCGAGCACCCGGGCGATGCGAGCGTCGTGGTCGAGCGCGACCCGGCGGCGCAGGCGGGCGGGGATCACCGTGGAGTCGAATGATTCGCCCGGCGCGACCACGACCCAGGGCGGTGCCCCACCCCGATCCGCGAGCAGGCCGGACCACACGCGTAGCTGCGCGCGGCAGTGCGGGCAGCTGTTGGAGATGTAGATCAACGCACCCGGCGGCTCGAAAGCGAACCGCGATCGGGCGTCCCCCGCGCCGGATACGCAGGGCGCCGCCGAGGCCAGCTCGATCTCGGGTAGCCCCAGCCCCACCATCGGATGACGGGCGGCAACGGCACCCACACGCAGCCACGTGAGCACGCCGAGGCCGCAGAAGGCGGCGAGTGCGGCGAGGGCCGCCAGACGTCGGGGGCCGCTCGGCCCGGCTCGGGGACCCCCGAAAGGGGCCCCCGGTCCGAGGTCGAGGGTCATGTGAAGGCGAGCGCGCAGAGGGTGGCGCAGCCGATGACGGCTTCGGGGAAGATCCCCGAGATCACCGCGAGTCCGAAGACGGTGGTGTTGCCCACCCCTACGATGGTTCCGGCGCACAGGACGCAGGCGATCTTCTCCCGATCGGGGCCGGCCCCGATCACGTTGGAGGCGTCGTCGGACTGGACGACGGACGCGGGTGGCATGTCGCTGGACCCGCGCAGTGCGTCGGGTCGCGCACCGGTCAGGACTCCGGCCGCGATCACGAGGGTCAGGAGTCGGTGCAGGTTCCGGCGGCTGTTCAGATTGTTCATCTCGGTCTCTCCCGGTTCACTCGACGAGGCCGGCGACGACGGCGCAGGTGGTCACGCAGCCGATCAGGGCGAGCGACGACCCTCTCGTGGTCGCAGCCTTGAGCCAGCGGGCGGGGCCCCCCGCCAAGACGAACACCCCGGTCGCAATGCAGCCGACGCAGGCGAGTTCGGGACCCGAGCCGACCACCTCCGTGGCGGCGGGTGAGGCGGGAGTCGCGCCGGATGCCGGGCCGGAGCCCGGGTGAGGGGTGGGGCCGACGGCGACGGCGATGGCGACGACCAGGGCGGCGGCGAGGAAGGGGAGGGCGGATCGCTTCATGGGAGTCTCCCGGTGGCGATGATCCGAACCGGCGAGTCCGGTTCGGCGAGGGTGGCCGATCGCGGGCCGCGCGGAGCGGTCACGAGCGACTCACCGGTCCAGATCCTCTCGAAGCCGTCCCTCTCGATGAGGTAGCGCCCGACGGAAGGATCGTGAATCAGGACGCGGCCATCCGGGAGGGCCCGGGCCACGACGAAGTGGCTGGTGCGGACCCAGGCGATGAACGGCCCGAAATCGGGACCCGGCATTCCAGGAAGCCGGGTGAAGTGTATTTTGAATCCCAGTTCTATTGATGCGGACGCGAGGCCCTCCGCAGAGGTGCCGGCCCGGGTGGTGCCGGCGAGGTGGGCAATGGAGTCGAGCGAGATCGGAGGGAGCCCGACGAGGTGCCGGAGGGTGGCCAGAGCGGCCGGTCCGCAGTCGTACAGTTCCCGCTGCAGCACCACCTCCGCACGGTCGAGCAGCCGGCCGCCTTCGGCTACGACGCGGGCGCCCGCCCACAGTCGAAGCAGTTCCGCCCTGGCGACGAAGGCCACGGCGGCCATGAGAGCGGCGCCGAGCAGCAGCAGTGCGCGCCGGCGGTCCGCGCGGGTCGGAGTGGAGCGGGGTGGGAGCTGGGCCATGCGACGCCTCCGAGTGATCCGGACCGGGAAGTGGTCCGCGAAGGAGTCTCAGGGCGGATCCGGAGCGCCGGAATGCGAATTCGCGCCTATTGACCCAGCCGGAGTCGCTGTTGTACACTCCGCTAACGAAGTATACATCGCATACTCCGGAGGTGGACGTGTCGCCAGGGCATATCGGTGAGTTCGAGCAGATGGTGCTTCTCGCGGTCCTGCAGGCGGGGGAGGAGGCCTATGCGCCCACGATTCGCGAGGTGCTGGAGGAGAAGGCGGGGCGCAGCGTGTCGCGCGGGGCGCTCTACCGCACCTTCGACCGGATGGCGGCCAAG contains the following coding sequences:
- a CDS encoding helix-turn-helix transcriptional regulator, giving the protein MSPGHIGEFEQMVLLAVLQAGEEAYAPTIREVLEEKAGRSVSRGALYRTFDRMAAKGLLEWEAEDSNPIPERGGAPMRRFRTTAEGRRALRVSRDALLNLWEGVEPDLENA
- a CDS encoding cysteine peptidase family C39 domain-containing protein; the protein is MAQLPPRSTPTRADRRRALLLLGAALMAAVAFVARAELLRLWAGARVVAEGGRLLDRAEVVLQRELYDCGPAALATLRHLVGLPPISLDSIAHLAGTTRAGTSAEGLASASIELGFKIHFTRLPGMPGPDFGPFIAWVRTSHFVVARALPDGRVLIHDPSVGRYLIERDGFERIWTGESLVTAPRGPRSATLAEPDSPVRIIATGRLP
- a CDS encoding ABC transporter ATP-binding protein, whose translation is MQASDSDDASRRLRLRRVGASFPGFELGPLDLDMALGERWALAGANGSGKTTTVRIISGRLPDFHGEATVLGIDVADDPPTARSRVGVLPEQRAGFGWMTVRQHLDFVSAFHPTWDPGYATQLQAGFALPDEAKVGTLSKGMRLKLSLVAAEAFRPPVLLLDEPTSGVDPVAREALLDLLDEVVPEGGDRLLIFSTHILEDLDRLRPRVAVLAGGELTRVGSTEELLGPDPDDPRRRALIRELNP